AGGGCTGACCACGAAGTATGTTTTGCCGCTTTTGATCGAGCGCAGCGGAGCGTATGTCACGACCTTGTCCGAGGTATGCGCAACGAGGTAGCTGCCAGGCACCGTCGGCACGAAGCGCGTGGACCAGAATCCCTCGGCCGGCGCGTAGCCAAAGCATCAACGCGCGCGACAACACTTGAAACGTGTCATCGCTTGCCATACGGCAGTAATCCGCTAGGCCCGTCCAAAACGACCACATTTCCGCTTCAAGTGGAGTGGGTATCGCGAGTCGCGCATGTGAGGGGCCTAATCAGCTTTACGGCCCACAATAGAACGGCTCCAACCGCGAGATTTGCAAAACTGGCCGGTTCTGGGACAACGACGGCTTCGCCCGCTCCGACCGAGGCCCCCTCCCAATTCGACGCGATCGCGTTGATGTCCAGGCCATTGACGATTCCGTCACGATTGGCGTCCCCGGGCACTAAACCAATCGATCCGGTCTGCAGCCAATGGCTCGCCAGCAGATTGATGTCCAATCCGTTAACTATGCCGTCGAAATTCACATCAGCCATCGACGCCCTGTAAATCGCCAACGTCGCAGCGTCTTGCTGAGCAAGCGGCGCGTTGTCGCCGAAGTCACCAGTAGACGGATCTGAAATAGCAAAGACGTCCACCAAGGCCGGAGTAGTGAGTGTCAAACCACCGGCAAACTGAATAGTAAGGTTGTACGCAAAGCCATATTCGCCATTGGTCGGACCTGGTCCAATGTAGAGGTCTTTTTCCAATTCATGTGAATCGTAAAGCGAAACGCCAAATCCTGGGTAGTAGTCCGTCTTGCCGTTGATGTAGACATCGCCAAATGCCGCGCCGGGATGGGGATTTGTAACGGGTTGTGGATTGCCAGCCCAAGTATCCCACATGTCGATGTAGGTGCCCGTCGGGGCCAGTGACGCAACTGCGGGCAGTGAGTTGTTCGATAAGCCGCTAGAAAAATACAGTGGGGTGAGGACATTCACCGTCGCCGTGTACGGGGGCCAAGGTCCAGATGTTTGCGCAAAACCGTGAATGACCGAGTAGTAGGCGCCGCTGCTGTCCGAAAAGAGCGTGCCCCCAAATTGTTCCAGGAATAAATTGCTCGCACCCGCGACAGAATGGCCCTGGTCAAGGAACGCGTCCTGCGACGACACGTTAAACCCTGTGGGGTTACCATGCGCGTCATAGGTCAACGATAGTCCAAAGCCGTGTCCCGAGGCGCACGTGGCGTAGGCGACAATTGCCAATACGAAAAGAAGTCGGGTTATACATTGCATATCAAACCTCCAGCACTTTTTAGATTCACTTTCTAAGCCCACGCACGTTCCTGTGCGACAATCGTGCCGACCCGTTCGGCCCATTTGTCATGGGCCGAACGGTGACGGCTATGATCAGCGGCTTGACCGATTGGCCACGCGCGCCCTTAGTGGACGGATCCCCAAAAACGTCAGTGCGCCGATCGCAACTAGCACCGCTGTTGAGGGCTCTGGCACGCCAAGGGCAGCGTTATAGATGCCTTGCGTGGCAATATCCTGTTGGCCAATCGATGCAAAGGTAGCGAATCCGCCAGGATTGTCGGGGTCGGTTGTGATGTCCAATGCAAACACGTCGACCAACGGCCCACTCGTGACGGTCGCTCCCCCGGCGAAATGCACTGTCACCGTGAATGCGAATCCGTATTCGCCGTACGTCTGCGTCGAACCAGCGCCCAAATAGAGGTCCTTCTCCAGTTCGTGATGATCGTACAACGATACACCAAAGCCGGATTCGGACGACGTGCTGCCATTCACATAAACGTCGCCCACGGATGCTCCCGGGTGGTTGCCATCGGAATTACCAGCGAACAGATCGAAGATGTGCAACTGTGTACCAGCCGACGCGGGCACAGCCGGTCCCGTACCATCCGAGAAATACAACGGGCTGATAATGTTAAATGACGCGGACGTGTAAAACGGGAACGGCCCCGATGTCTGTGCAAATCCTTCGTCGGTGCCGTAACTGCCGTCGCCATTCGGTGTGCCGTCGAATTGATCAAGAAACAGGTTCCCAGGACCTGACGTAGGATTCACTGGGTCGTTATCCAGCACCGGCTGTGCCGATGCCACGATAAAGGCAGAGGGGCTGGCGTAAGAATCCACAGACAAGTCAAAACCGTGGCCCCACGCCGATACGGTCGTGGTTAGGATAGCAATCATTGCGATCCAAAATGCTTTCGAACACATAGGAAGTATCTCCAAAGTCGTTGAGTTTCAGAAAGTTGTCTATCGTTGCTTAGTAACTCGATCGAAGAACGCATTTTCGCGCGACGTAGCTATTGGAGGGGCCTGGCAAAATTCGTTCCGTTTGCAGCGTCGGTCTGCACCCACTGGTCGAACGTCACATACGGGACGGTCGTTGCATGGCCGTCTGCGTACATCATGTTCGAGCAATCGACGTGTTGCGTCGGATTGACTTCCGCCAGGATCGCGTCCCATACCCGGCCGCGCGCGATGGCCCCCGGCTGATACCAGTTGTCGGTATGCACGTGATCATCCTGAACACTGCGGCCGCTGCTCGCGCCCTCGAACATGACAACCAGACCATGAGTATCCTTGAGCTGATTGATGTTCGTTACGCTGCTTTTGACCTCCATAGGATCAGTGGGATCTGGCGCTACGAAATTATTGATGACGTAGCTGGTCCCGCGTAGGCCGCTAACGTTGGGATCGACCCTATCCTGCTCCATCGGATCATCGGGACAAAGTCTCACGTTGTCGACATTTTCGCAGTACGGTGCGAGCGTCACGATCCAGCCTTGACTCTGGCTGGTTTCGCTCTGCGCAGTGCTGGCGTCGCTTTCGTAGGTGCACGGAAAACTACCTCCGTGGTCGTTCACGTACATTTGCAATGCCAATCCCAACTGGTGGAGATTGTTCAGGCATTTCATGCGTCGAGATGTCTCGCGCGCATACTGTACTGCCGGCAGCAACAAGGCCACCAACACGCCGATAATTGCGAGAACGACCAGCAATTCAACGAGCGTAAAGCCTCGTCGATGGCTCATCGCTTTCTCCCTTTGCCATTGGACTTTCGAAAAAGAAACGCCAAATCGGCACCGCGCAATACGGCCGCGCGCAGGGGCTAACGGCCGCTCGGTAATAACGACGTCGACAGCGGCGTCTCACCACACACGAGTAAGCGAATCAACGCGCGCGACAACGCTTGAAACGTGTCGTCGCTTGCCATACGGCAATAGCCGGCAGAGCCCGATCCGCACGCGCCTGACAAAACCGTCGCAGCGAGTACGGACGCGACATACCGGTAGCGCAGTGGCGCTTGCCACTCGTGGCGCATGAGCGCCGCTAGGCACAAGGAGGACGCGTGGGAATATCCAACGCGATTGAAGACGCGCACAGGAGTGGCACTGCCAGCCAACCTGTCGGGCGCCAATCGAACCGATAGTTTACCGCCGCAACCGGCGGCAGCGCAGAAAACGTCAGGACGGACAAGGGACCCAGCCCGCGGCAATGGCCGACCATGCGGCCGATGACAACCACGAGCCGCCACCGCGGACGGGCGTCAGATTGCTTTTCCGCCGCGTGGCTCTCGTCGCAACTGGCACATGCGCCCGCGGGCGTGCTGCACGTTGTAGTGTGCGTGGTCGCCGCGGTACAGCAACTTTCGGCATGATCATGGTCATCGCCGTCGGCATGTTCGTGCTCGGCAGCCGCCAGCAATTCAGGCGGCGCTGCGACATCGTGTTCGATCGCCCAGGCCAAACGTTGTTTTGCCGTGAAGCAGCAACAGCCGCGGAAACATTCCTCGGCCGACATACATCCGCAAGGCCGATCCTGGCAGGGAAAGGGCGTGCTCTTATCCTTCGTCAATTGAGGTGGCACGCGCTGCACAAGGGGCAAGCCGGTATTGACGACGAGGAAGCCCAACAGCCCGACGACCACCGTGAGGCGGCCCGAGAAACGCCCCAGGCGACTGGTCAGGCGACAGCAGTGCATCGGACGACACTTCGGTAGGAAGGCATGGGCGGGACTTTGGTGGTCGAATGTAAGGTCCGCCCGGCGCCATGTCAAATAACGGCTGCCGACGACCTGAAAAGGTCCTAGTTCGGTACTCGCGTCGTCAATTTGGCCAAATCGGTGCGCCGTGGTGATCGCAGGGGGGGAACTTTGGAAGGATTGGACAGCGTCGCCGACGCCAAATAGGGATTTCAAACGCAATTTCGCCCGTGGCTGGTCGCCATCAGCTAGCAGCTATCCCGCTTCCTGGCCGGTTGTGTGGATCGAACAGGCCACGATAGCCGAAACCTAATTATGTCAAGCGCTCTGCCGGCGCGTCCGAGTGGACGGGCCGGCTGAATCGAAATCAAGCACATCTCGACAACGCGACGGCATACGGTTGTGCATCGGGCAACCGGCGCCTGTCTACAGCGCTTGCGACTTCTCGCGCTTTAGTCCAAGGAGGGACTCACATGACCAAATCGCGCCCCGGCATGACGCTCATCGAATTGATGGTCGTCATTGCCATAATGGGAATCCTCATTGGCATGCTCTTGCCAGCCGTACAAATGGCGCGCGAAAGCGCTCGCCGCGCCCAATGTCTGAACAATCTCAAACAGGTCGGCTTGGCGCTGCACATTTATCTCGACCGGCAACAGTCCCTTCCCCCCGGATACATCTCGCAGGTCCTGAAGAACCGTGACGATGGCGGCCCGGGCTGGGCTTGGGGATCGATGCTGTTGCCCGATGTGGAACAACAAGCGCTATCGGATCAGGTCGATTTCACGTCGGCGCTGGCCAGCGCCAACGTTTGCAACATCTCGTTGGCGACGTTCGTTTGTCCGTCGGATTCGGCCTTTGAACCGACCATCGACATTCCTAGCCTGGCCGACAACAGCGTGATTTGCACGATGGCGGCGTCGAGCTACGTAGCCTGCGTGGGCACGGTGCGCCCGACTTGCCGCGTGTGTCGCGACGCGTTCGACGGCGTGTTCGGCCGCAATCGTGCCATCAAGGCGGCCGATATCTGCGATGGCCTCTCGAACACGATCGCCATTGGCGAACGGGCCTTCAAATGGTCGACTCCCGCACTGTGGGGCGTCGTACCGGGCTCGGAATTGATCGACCGTCTGATCGATGGCCGCTTGGCTGCGGGCCCCGGCTACGTGCTGGGCACGACGTTCAAGGACGGTTTCAACCTGGAAGAGATCGTCGACGACCCTCGCGAAGATCACACGCTGGCCGAGATCTTCGGCAGTATGCATCCGGGCGGCGCGAATTTCTCTTTCTGCGATGGCGGGGTCCGTTTCATCAAGGACTCGATCGATCCGGCCACGATGAACGCCTTGTCGACCCGCTGCGGCGAACCGCAGGGGGGCGAGACGATTCACTCCAATCCCTTTGAATGATCCAACCTCGACACCGCGACGACGGTCGCGACTGAGTTCGCCAGGATACCGGATATGGCCATCCCATTGCTGAAAGAGTTCCGCGACTTTGCCATGCGGGGCAATGTCGTGGACATGGCGGTAGGCATCATCATTGGCGGGGCATTTGGCAAAATCGTCTCGTCACTGGTCAATGACATCGTGATGCCGCCCTTCGGCCTCCTGCTGAACAACATCCCGTTCAGGGATATGTGCATCAACCTGCAGAATTGGCATCTCATCTCGGCGGGCGAAGCGATTGAGGACCCCAAGGCGCCCATTCCAACAATTAACCTCGGTGCGTTCTTCAACACGGTCATCGACTTTGTGATCGTGGCATTCGCGATCTTCATGGTGATCCGCTGGATGAATCGGCTACTGCCCGCACCGGTCAGCTCGGCTCCGGCCCCGAAAAAGAATTGCCCTTATTGCCAGTCGAGCATTCCGCTGGTGGCGACGCGTTGCCCGCAATGCACGTCCGAGTTACCGGCGGGCGCGTAATCTATGGGTAGCTGCGTACCGGCCGGTGTTCGCACTACGGTCGCGGCTCGCGCAGTTTTGACGCCAGCGCATCGGCCTCGGCGGCCAGGGCTCGCACGGCGTGCGAAACCTGCACGTCGTATGGCGCAACCGGCTCTAGCGATCGAAGCTGTGTGGGCAGCCGATCCAGTTGTCGTGCGCAGCGCTCCCGCAGGCTCGAAAGTGGTTCATGAGGTGCGAGACGCTTTCCCGCTTTCATCACGGGCACAAGAAGTGGATCGCCTGCCTGTCGCTCCTCTTCAAGACCGATCACATCTCGCAACAATCGCCCGTCTTGATCGGTCTGCCGGAAGACCTGCTTGCGTCCAGGCCAGGTCGCTTTTCCTTCCGCCAGCTTGCGCGTCGGGCGGCCCGCATACTCGGCCAACTTGTAGACGCAGTCCAGGTAGGGGGCATCCGCCGACACGTCGAGCGACGTGCCGACGCCAAATCCTGCGATCGGCGCGCCCGTCGCAACCAGCTTCGCCACCTCGTATTCGTCGAGTCCGCCGCTGGCAAAGATCGATACATGTCGCAATCCGCCGTCGTCGAGGATCCGACGGACCTTGCGCGCATGTGCCGCCAGATCGCCACTATCGATGCGCACGCTGCGGACCGAGATTCCTTCGCGGGAAAGGGTCTTGGCGACGCGCACTGTCGCGCGGGCCCCCTCCGCGGTGTCGTAGGTGTCCAGCAGGAAGACGACGTTATTGGGACACGCCCTGGCGAACTCCAAAAAGGCCGTCCCGTCGTCCCCCATAGCTTGAACCAGCGAATGGGCCATCGTGCCGAATAGCAGAATCCCGAAAGCCTGGCCGGCCGCCACCGTGGCCGTGCCGGCAAACCCGGTCAGGTATGCCGCCCGGGCGGCCAACAACCCCGCCTCGGCGCCGTGCGCGCGGCGGAATCCGAAGTCGACAAGCTGTCTGTCCGGCGCGGCCAATACGGTGCGCGCGGCTTTCGAGGCGATCATCGTTTGATATTGCACAAGGTTTATCAACCGCGATTCGACCAACTGCGCCTCGGGCAGCGGCGCGGTGACACGCAGAATCGGCTCCCCTGCGAAAAATACCGTCCCCTCGGGCATGGCCTCTACGTCGCCTGTGAATCGCCACTCGGCCAACCGCCCCACGAAGTCGACCGCAAAATGTCCGCAGCCGTTGAGCCAGTCGAGTTCATCGGGCGAGAACCGCGCCGCCTCCAGGTAGTCCAGCGCCTGTTCCAAGCCGGCCGCGATTAGAAAATTTCGGCTCTTCGGCAATCGGCGGACGAAGAAGTCGAATACTGCCACATCGCGCAACCCCGCGCGATCGTAACATTGCAGCATGGTGAGCTGATAAAGGTCCGTCAGCAGCAAGTTGGATTCCAATGGCATAAGTACGACCAATCGCTGACGCGGTCGGTCAAAGGCTTCCCCACCGCGCGGGCGAATTATTCAGCAAACTATTGAGCGGTGCCGGCGTCGAAGGCCCTTTGCGCCGCTTCGTAAACTGCCTTCAGTGGCACGCCTTTTTCCGTTGCCACGCGCTGGCATGCTTCAAATTCCGGCGCGAAGCTGGGCGGCTGCCCTTCGATCCAGCCGAGCTTACCTTCGACCGGCCCCCATTCGGTCGTCACCGTGTGTTGACGTCGTTCGAGCTTGTGGCGACTGACCGGCCAACGGCGGACTCCCAACGTGCCCGTTTCGCGAAACAGAATTCGCTCGATCTTGTCGATCTGTTCTGGAGGGCAGAGTACCGAGAGCATCACGCCCGGCCGGTTCTTTTTCATTTGGATCGACGTGGTGTAGACGTCCAGGGCGCCCGCCTCCCACAAGCGCGTGGTGCAATAGCCGATCACCTCGCCGCTGGTATCATCGAGATTCGTTTCCAGAACCCAGATCTGGTCGCTGGTAACAACGTTCGAGGCTTCGCCGACGAATAGCCGCAATAAATTGGCCTGCTCCTTCAGATCGCGCTGACCGGCGCCGTAGCCCACCCGTTCGACGGTCATGGCCGGCAGCGGACCGAACGTGTCGACCATGGTTGCCACGATGGCCGCACCGGTCGGCGTCGTCAACTCGCAAGCGACGTGCGATTCGGCGATGGGAATCCCGGCCAGCAATTCGGCCGTGGCCGGCGCGGGAATGCTCACTCGGCCGTGTGCGATTTCGATCGTGCCCTGCCCGGTGGGAACTGGCGAAGCATGGATGCGGTCGACGCCCAATAGATCCCAGGCCACGGCCGCGCCCACGATATCGGCAATTGAATCGACAGCGCCGACTTCGTGAAAATGAACCTTGCGGATCGTGGTGCCATGCACCTTGGCCTCGGCTTCACCCAACCGCGTGAAGATGCGCTTGGCCAGAGCCTTTTGCCGGTCGGTAAGACCACTGGCATCGATCATGTCGGTGATGTGATGCAAATGGCGATGGGCATGTTCCGGCTGGTGTTCGACCGTGACTTGCGTGGCGCGGAAGCCATTCTTCTTCACCTCGGTGGCCACCAGCCGGCAGCCGGCGATTCCCAAAGATTCAACCGCCGCATTCAGCGCGGCCAGGTCAACACCGGCATCCACAAGTGCCCCCAAGGTCATGTCCCCGCTGATACCGCTCAGACAATCGAGATATGCAATTCTCAATGTTTCTCTCGTTCCTTAGTTGGATGTTTTTGCCGACGGGCGGCTGGCAGCCGGAGGGTCTGGGACCCACGGCTGAGATTGACGCAGATTGCCCAGACCGCTAAAGTCCCAACCCGCTTGTGGATTCATCTGGCACCTGACTAGCCAGGGCGAGCCACGAGATGGGGCCATACCAAGCATTGACTGGCTTCAGGATACCTCGCTTGCGTCCTGCTCTCAAAGGCTCTCCGAAAAACACGCTGACCCCGCGTCCCGGCAGCCTGCCGTCGCGGATGCGGGTGCTGTACGTCACAACGTATCAACGCACCGGCGGATGGCTAGCCGAAGCGTTGGCCGCTGACAGCGCCTCTGAGGTCGTGCTGGAAGAAGCCGTCGGATTTGCCGCAGGATTGTCTCGCCTGCGTGACGACGTCTTCGATGCCGTGCTGATCGGCCATGAGCCAGACGAGTTGGACGCAACGGCCCTTGTCGACGCACTGCGGACGGCCGGATCGGAAGAACCTGTCATCGTGCTCGGCCAGCAGGACGAGGCCGAAATGACTGCCCTCTGCCTCGAAGCTCACGCCGATGCCTATCTGTGTGTCCGCTCTAGCACCACGCGGACTTTGATCTGGGTCGTGGCCCGCGCGATCGAACACCACTTTTTGCTGCGCGAAAATCGACGGCTGCAACAGGCAGACCGGCACCGATTGGAAATGGAGCGCGGCGAAGCGGATCGATTGCTGACCGAACAACAGGGGCTTCTTCGCGAACTGGACCTGCTCTCTGGCCCACGACAAGAGGGCACCGAGGGCCAGCCCGCCGAATCGATGTCCCGGCCGCCACTGCCCGAGCAACTCGAAGCGCACTATCGCGAGCTGTTGAGGGCCTATGTGATGATGGGCTCGGGGAACCTTGCAACCGAGATGCACGCCCTGGCCCAATGGCTGGCCACGGCGGGCATCTCTGCGGCCCAAACGCTCGAGCTGCATTTGCACGTGCTGCAGGGGGTCCTCAAGGGGCTGGGCACACGCAGCGCCCGACACATCATGAACCGCGCCGATCTACTGGCGCTCGAAGTGGGCGTGCATCTCTGCGAAGCCTATCGGCAACACGCGACGTCCGCCGCGCCGTAATCGCCCGCTACGGGGGCGAACCTCTGCAATGCCAGGTGCTGTGAGGCCGATTGCAAAGTAGGCGGGTGCCTGGGGTCGGTGCACTCGCCGCCTCCAGAATGTGCGAAAAACTAGGGGCTCGCTTCGCTCGCCCCGAGCCACCCAGAAGGGCACCGCGAATCTCCAGGAGCTATGATGGTCGCTGTCCACCATGTCGACTCCCGTCCACGCAGTGAGGATTCTATGCTGGCCGCCGCGCGCACGTTGTTCGTTGTTTGCCTAGTGACGTCGCCGGCCGCGATCGTCGTAGCGCAGCCTGCCGCAGTGCCGATCAAAATCGGAGTCATCGACTCTCAACACATCGACCACCCGACGCACCATGTGCAGGGGCTGGCCGCTACGGCCAAGAACTATTGGATCACGAGCGTTGATCGGCTGGCTAAGCGAGGCCATGTCTATCGCGTCGATCGTGCGAGCGGAAAAGTCACGACCGAGCGCGAG
The window above is part of the Pirellulales bacterium genome. Proteins encoded here:
- a CDS encoding dockerin type I domain-containing protein, coding for MQCITRLLFVLAIVAYATCASGHGFGLSLTYDAHGNPTGFNVSSQDAFLDQGHSVAGASNLFLEQFGGTLFSDSSGAYYSVIHGFAQTSGPWPPYTATVNVLTPLYFSSGLSNNSLPAVASLAPTGTYIDMWDTWAGNPQPVTNPHPGAAFGDVYINGKTDYYPGFGVSLYDSHELEKDLYIGPGPTNGEYGFAYNLTIQFAGGLTLTTPALVDVFAISDPSTGDFGDNAPLAQQDAATLAIYRASMADVNFDGIVNGLDINLLASHWLQTGSIGLVPGDANRDGIVNGLDINAIASNWEGASVGAGEAVVVPEPASFANLAVGAVLLWAVKLIRPLTCATRDTHST
- a CDS encoding DUF1559 domain-containing protein — encoded protein: MSHRRGFTLVELLVVLAIIGVLVALLLPAVQYARETSRRMKCLNNLHQLGLALQMYVNDHGGSFPCTYESDASTAQSETSQSQGWIVTLAPYCENVDNVRLCPDDPMEQDRVDPNVSGLRGTSYVINNFVAPDPTDPMEVKSSVTNINQLKDTHGLVVMFEGASSGRSVQDDHVHTDNWYQPGAIARGRVWDAILAEVNPTQHVDCSNMMYADGHATTVPYVTFDQWVQTDAANGTNFARPLQ
- a CDS encoding DUF1559 domain-containing protein; the encoded protein is MTKSRPGMTLIELMVVIAIMGILIGMLLPAVQMARESARRAQCLNNLKQVGLALHIYLDRQQSLPPGYISQVLKNRDDGGPGWAWGSMLLPDVEQQALSDQVDFTSALASANVCNISLATFVCPSDSAFEPTIDIPSLADNSVICTMAASSYVACVGTVRPTCRVCRDAFDGVFGRNRAIKAADICDGLSNTIAIGERAFKWSTPALWGVVPGSELIDRLIDGRLAAGPGYVLGTTFKDGFNLEEIVDDPREDHTLAEIFGSMHPGGANFSFCDGGVRFIKDSIDPATMNALSTRCGEPQGGETIHSNPFE
- the mscL gene encoding large conductance mechanosensitive channel protein MscL, which translates into the protein MAIPLLKEFRDFAMRGNVVDMAVGIIIGGAFGKIVSSLVNDIVMPPFGLLLNNIPFRDMCINLQNWHLISAGEAIEDPKAPIPTINLGAFFNTVIDFVIVAFAIFMVIRWMNRLLPAPVSSAPAPKKNCPYCQSSIPLVATRCPQCTSELPAGA
- a CDS encoding nicotinate phosphoribosyltransferase, with the protein product MPLESNLLLTDLYQLTMLQCYDRAGLRDVAVFDFFVRRLPKSRNFLIAAGLEQALDYLEAARFSPDELDWLNGCGHFAVDFVGRLAEWRFTGDVEAMPEGTVFFAGEPILRVTAPLPEAQLVESRLINLVQYQTMIASKAARTVLAAPDRQLVDFGFRRAHGAEAGLLAARAAYLTGFAGTATVAAGQAFGILLFGTMAHSLVQAMGDDGTAFLEFARACPNNVVFLLDTYDTAEGARATVRVAKTLSREGISVRSVRIDSGDLAAHARKVRRILDDGGLRHVSIFASGGLDEYEVAKLVATGAPIAGFGVGTSLDVSADAPYLDCVYKLAEYAGRPTRKLAEGKATWPGRKQVFRQTDQDGRLLRDVIGLEEERQAGDPLLVPVMKAGKRLAPHEPLSSLRERCARQLDRLPTQLRSLEPVAPYDVQVSHAVRALAAEADALASKLREPRP
- the larC gene encoding nickel pincer cofactor biosynthesis protein LarC; protein product: MRIAYLDCLSGISGDMTLGALVDAGVDLAALNAAVESLGIAGCRLVATEVKKNGFRATQVTVEHQPEHAHRHLHHITDMIDASGLTDRQKALAKRIFTRLGEAEAKVHGTTIRKVHFHEVGAVDSIADIVGAAVAWDLLGVDRIHASPVPTGQGTIEIAHGRVSIPAPATAELLAGIPIAESHVACELTTPTGAAIVATMVDTFGPLPAMTVERVGYGAGQRDLKEQANLLRLFVGEASNVVTSDQIWVLETNLDDTSGEVIGYCTTRLWEAGALDVYTTSIQMKKNRPGVMLSVLCPPEQIDKIERILFRETGTLGVRRWPVSRHKLERRQHTVTTEWGPVEGKLGWIEGQPPSFAPEFEACQRVATEKGVPLKAVYEAAQRAFDAGTAQ